In Saimiri boliviensis isolate mSaiBol1 chromosome 12, mSaiBol1.pri, whole genome shotgun sequence, one genomic interval encodes:
- the LZTS2 gene encoding leucine zipper putative tumor suppressor 2 isoform X1 has protein sequence MAIVQTLPVPLEPAPEAATAPQAPAMGSVSSLISGRPCPGGPAPPRHHGPPGPTFFRQQDGLLRGGYEAQEPLCPAVPPRKAVPVTSFTYVNEDFRTESPPSPSSDVEDPREQRARNAHLRGPPPKLIPVSGKLEKNMEKILIRPTAFKPVLPKPRGAPSLPSFMGPRATGLSGSQGSLTQLFGGPASSSSSSSSSSAADKPLALSGWASGCPSGTLSDSGRNSLSSLPTYSTGGAEPATSSPGGHLPSHGSGRGALPGPARGAPTGPSHSDSGRSSSSKSTGSLGGRVAGGLLGSGTRVSPDSSSCGERSPPPPPPPPSDEALLHCVLEGKLRDREAEFRQLRDGLDENEATLCQAYEERQRHWQREREALREDCAAQAQRAQRAQQLLQLQVFQLQQEKRQLQDDFAQLLQEREQLERRCATLEREQRELGPRLEETKWEVCQKSGEISLLKQQLKESQAELVQKGSELVALRVALREARATLRVSEGRARGLQEAARARELELEACSQELQRHRQEAERLREKAGQLDAEAAGLREPPVPPATADPFLLAESDEAKVQRAAAGVGGSLRAQVERLRVELQRERRRGEEQRDSFEGERLAWQAEKEQVIRYQKQLQHNYIQMYRRNRQLEQELQQLSLELEARELADLGLAEQAPCICLEEITATEI, from the exons ATGGCCATCGTGCAGACTCTGCCAGTGCCACTGGAGCCTGCTCCTGAAGCTGCCACCGCCCCACAAGCACCAGCCATGGGCAGTGTGAGCAGCCTAATCTCAGGCCGGCCCTGCCCTGGGGGACCAGCTCCTCCGCGCCACCATGGCCCTCCTGGGCCCACCTTCTTCCGCCAGCAGGATGGCTTGCTTCGGGGTGGCTATGAAGCACaggagcctctgtgcccagctgtgCCCCCCAGGAAGGCTGTCCCTGTCACCAGCTTCACCTACGTCAATGAGGACTTCCGGACAGAGTCACCCCCCAGCCCAAGCAGTGATGTTGAGGATCCCCGGGAGCAGCGGGCACGAAATGCCCACCTCCGTGGCCCACCACCAAAGCTCATCCCTGTCTCTGGAAAGCTGGAGAAG AACATGGAGAAGATCCTGATCCGCCCAACAGCCTTCAAGCCAGTGCTGCCCAAACCTCGAGGGGCTCCGTCCCTGCCTAGCTTCATGGGTCCTCGGGCCACCGGGCTGTCTGGGAGCCAGGGCAGCCTGACGCAGCTGTTTGGgggccctgcctcctcctcctcttcttcctcctcctcttctgctgCTGACAAACCCCTGGCATTAAGTGGCTGGGCCAGTGGCTGCCCATCAGGGACACTGTCCGACTCTGGCCGAAACTCACTGTCCAGCCTGCCCACCTACAGCACTGGAGGTGCCGAGCCAGCCACCAGCTCCCCAGGCGGGCACCTGCCTTCCCATGGCTCCGGGCGAGGGGCACTGCCTGGGCCAGCCCGAGGGGCCCCTACCGGGCCCTCCCACTCAGACAGTGGCCGATCTTCCTCCAGCAAGAGCACAGGCTCCCTGGGGGGCCGTGTGGCTGGGGGGCTTTTGGGCAGTGGTACCCGGGTCTCCCCTGACAGCAGCTCCTGTGGGGAGcgctcaccaccacctcctcctccacccccttCGGACGAGGCCCTGCTGCACTGTGTCCTGGAAGGAAAGCTCCGAgaccgggaggcagagtttcGGCAGCTTCGGGACGGTCTGGACGAGAACGAGGCGACCCTGTGCCAG GCATACGAGGAGCGGCAGCGGCACTGGCAGCGAGAGCGTGAGGCCCTTCGAGAGGACTGTGCGGCCCAGGCACAGCGGGCACAGCGGGCCCAACAGCTGCTGCAACTGCAGGTGTTCCAGCTGCAGCAGGAGAAGCGGCAATTGCAGGATGACTTCGCACAGCTGCTGCAGGAGCGTGAACAGCTGGAGCGGCGCTGTGCCACCTTGGAGCGGGAGCAGCGGGAGCTCGGGCCAAGGCTTGAGGAGACCAAGTGGGAG gtGTGCCAGAAATCAGGCGAGATCTCCCTGCTGAAGCAACAGCTGAAGGAGTCTCAGGCAGAGCTGGTGCAGAAGGGCAGCGAGCTGGTGGCCCTGCGGGTGGCGCTGCGGGAGGCCCGAGCTACGCTGCGGGTCAGTGAGGGCCGTGCTCGGGGCCTACAGGAGGCAGCCCGAGCTCGGGAGCTGGAGCTGGAAGCCTGTTCCCAGGAGCTGCAGCGACACCGCCAAGAAGCTGAGCGGCTTCGGGAGAAAGCTGGGCAGTTGGATGCTGAGGCGGCCGGACTCCGGGAGCCCCCTGTGCCACCTGCCACCGCTGACCCGTTCCTCCTGGCAGAGAGTGATGAGGCCAAGGTGCAGCGGGCAGCAGCCGGGGTAGGGGGCAGCTTGCGGGCCCAGGTAGAGCGGTTGCGGGTGGAGCTGCAGCGGGAGCGGCGGCGGGGTGAGGAGCAGCGGGACAGCTTTGAGGGGGAGCGGCTGGCCTGGCAGGCGGAGAAGGAGCAGGTGATCCGCTACCAGAAGCAGCTGCAGCACAACTACATCCAGATGTACCGGCGCAACCGGCAGCTAGAGCAGGAGCTGCAGCAGCTCAGCCTGGAGCTGGAGGCCCGGGAGCTTGCTGACCTGGGCCTGGCCGAGCAGGCACCCTGCATCTGCCTGGAGGAGATCACTGCTACGGAGATCTAG
- the LZTS2 gene encoding leucine zipper putative tumor suppressor 2 isoform X2 → MAIVQTLPVPLEPAPEAATAPQAPAMGSVSSLISGRPCPGGPAPPRHHGPPGPTFFRQQDGLLRGGYEAQEPLCPAVPPRKAVPVTSFTYVNEDFRTESPPSPSSDVEDPREQRARNAHLRGPPPKLIPVSGKLEKALLHCVLEGKLRDREAEFRQLRDGLDENEATLCQAYEERQRHWQREREALREDCAAQAQRAQRAQQLLQLQVFQLQQEKRQLQDDFAQLLQEREQLERRCATLEREQRELGPRLEETKWEVCQKSGEISLLKQQLKESQAELVQKGSELVALRVALREARATLRVSEGRARGLQEAARARELELEACSQELQRHRQEAERLREKAGQLDAEAAGLREPPVPPATADPFLLAESDEAKVQRAAAGVGGSLRAQVERLRVELQRERRRGEEQRDSFEGERLAWQAEKEQVIRYQKQLQHNYIQMYRRNRQLEQELQQLSLELEARELADLGLAEQAPCICLEEITATEI, encoded by the exons ATGGCCATCGTGCAGACTCTGCCAGTGCCACTGGAGCCTGCTCCTGAAGCTGCCACCGCCCCACAAGCACCAGCCATGGGCAGTGTGAGCAGCCTAATCTCAGGCCGGCCCTGCCCTGGGGGACCAGCTCCTCCGCGCCACCATGGCCCTCCTGGGCCCACCTTCTTCCGCCAGCAGGATGGCTTGCTTCGGGGTGGCTATGAAGCACaggagcctctgtgcccagctgtgCCCCCCAGGAAGGCTGTCCCTGTCACCAGCTTCACCTACGTCAATGAGGACTTCCGGACAGAGTCACCCCCCAGCCCAAGCAGTGATGTTGAGGATCCCCGGGAGCAGCGGGCACGAAATGCCCACCTCCGTGGCCCACCACCAAAGCTCATCCCTGTCTCTGGAAAGCTGGAGAAG GCCCTGCTGCACTGTGTCCTGGAAGGAAAGCTCCGAgaccgggaggcagagtttcGGCAGCTTCGGGACGGTCTGGACGAGAACGAGGCGACCCTGTGCCAG GCATACGAGGAGCGGCAGCGGCACTGGCAGCGAGAGCGTGAGGCCCTTCGAGAGGACTGTGCGGCCCAGGCACAGCGGGCACAGCGGGCCCAACAGCTGCTGCAACTGCAGGTGTTCCAGCTGCAGCAGGAGAAGCGGCAATTGCAGGATGACTTCGCACAGCTGCTGCAGGAGCGTGAACAGCTGGAGCGGCGCTGTGCCACCTTGGAGCGGGAGCAGCGGGAGCTCGGGCCAAGGCTTGAGGAGACCAAGTGGGAG gtGTGCCAGAAATCAGGCGAGATCTCCCTGCTGAAGCAACAGCTGAAGGAGTCTCAGGCAGAGCTGGTGCAGAAGGGCAGCGAGCTGGTGGCCCTGCGGGTGGCGCTGCGGGAGGCCCGAGCTACGCTGCGGGTCAGTGAGGGCCGTGCTCGGGGCCTACAGGAGGCAGCCCGAGCTCGGGAGCTGGAGCTGGAAGCCTGTTCCCAGGAGCTGCAGCGACACCGCCAAGAAGCTGAGCGGCTTCGGGAGAAAGCTGGGCAGTTGGATGCTGAGGCGGCCGGACTCCGGGAGCCCCCTGTGCCACCTGCCACCGCTGACCCGTTCCTCCTGGCAGAGAGTGATGAGGCCAAGGTGCAGCGGGCAGCAGCCGGGGTAGGGGGCAGCTTGCGGGCCCAGGTAGAGCGGTTGCGGGTGGAGCTGCAGCGGGAGCGGCGGCGGGGTGAGGAGCAGCGGGACAGCTTTGAGGGGGAGCGGCTGGCCTGGCAGGCGGAGAAGGAGCAGGTGATCCGCTACCAGAAGCAGCTGCAGCACAACTACATCCAGATGTACCGGCGCAACCGGCAGCTAGAGCAGGAGCTGCAGCAGCTCAGCCTGGAGCTGGAGGCCCGGGAGCTTGCTGACCTGGGCCTGGCCGAGCAGGCACCCTGCATCTGCCTGGAGGAGATCACTGCTACGGAGATCTAG
- the PDZD7 gene encoding LOW QUALITY PROTEIN: PDZ domain-containing protein 7 (The sequence of the model RefSeq protein was modified relative to this genomic sequence to represent the inferred CDS: inserted 2 bases in 1 codon), with the protein MAHSFAVGFDPLGLGDLRSGSLSSLSSRGHLGKDSGSTATRYLLKKQQRLLNGPPRGIRASSPMGRVILINSPIEANSDESDIIHSVRVEKSPAGRLGFSVRGGSEHGLGIFVSKVEEGSRAERAGLCVGDKITEVNGLSLESTTMGSAVKVLTGSSCLHMMVRRMGRVPGIKFSKEKTTWVDVVNQRLVVEKCGSTPSDSSSEDGIRRIVHLYTTSDDFCLGFNIRGGKEFGLGIYVSKVDHGGLAEENGIKVGDQVLAANGIRFDDISHSQAVEVLKGQTHIMLTIKETGRYPAYKEMVSEYCWLDRLSNGVLQQLSPASASSSSVSSCASSAPYSSGSQPSDRIDFCLGPEEPGGRGPGWGRADTAMQTEPDAGGRVETWCSVRPTVILRDTAIRSDGPPPGRRLDSALSESPKTALLLALSRPRPPITRSQSHLTLWEEKKLRKKKSGSPGEKGALQRSKTLMNLFFKGGRQGRLAGDGRKEAWALDSGSPAKACPRLDTEKAGGLGPVQKFVTWRLRRDQEKGRALLSARSGSPTRQLLSVDEQVQAWESRRPLIQDLARRLLTDDEVLAITRHCSRYVHEGGVEDLVRPLLAILDRPEKLLLLRDIRSVVAPTDLGRFDSMVMPVELEAFEALKSRAVRPPALRPARQDTPPKRHLITPVPDSRGGFYLLPVNGYPEEEGDGELRERLGGLKVSPSACAPRHPHKGIAPLQDVPVDAFAPHQSACTPPPQPPPVAPRPPRHNWLLTEPPSRADPLQSQSPGRAQSRSRSRQGRGKSPGRRSPSPAPTLAPSMANGRYHKPRKARPSLPRPLDGEAAKVGASRPGPPENGTGGMAEEAAMKTLSGELKTVTLSKMKQSLGISISGGIESKVQPMVKIEKIFPGGAAFLSGALQAGFELVAVDGESLEQVTHQRAVDTIRRAYRNKAREPMELVVRVPGPSPQPSPSDSSALIDGGPPADHSPAHVPLDAAPVPAHWLLXPPTNPQTPPTDARLLQPTPSPAPQTPDSKPTSSPHIP; encoded by the exons ATGGCACACAGCTTCGCAGTGGGCTTTGACCCACTGGGCCTAGGAGACCTACGCTCCGGCTCTCTGAGCTCCCTCTCCTCTCGAGGCCACCTAGGCAAGGACTCAGGCTCCACCGCAACGCGATACCTGCTAAAGAAGCAGCAGCGGCTGCTAAACGGGCCCCCCCGTGGAATCCGAGCCTCATCACCCATGGGACGCGTCATTCTCATCAACTCCCCCATCGAAG CCAACAGTGATGAAAGCGACATCATCCATTCAGTCCGGGTGGAGAAGAGTCCAGCAGGGAGGCTGGGCTTCAGCGTTCGAGGGGGCTCAGAGCACGGCCTGGGCATCTTCGTCAGCAAAGTGGAGGAAGGCAGCAGGGCAG AGCGGGCTGGCCTGTGCGTGGGAGACAAGATCACGGAGGTGAATGGGCTGAGCCTGGAGAGCACCACCATGGGTAGTGCCGTGAAGGTGCTGACCGGCAGCAGCTGCCTGCACATGATGGTGCGGCGCATGGGCCGCGTGCCGGGCATCAAATTCTCCAAGGAGAAGACCACGTG GGTGGATGTGGTGAATCAGCGCCTGGTAGTGGAGAAGTGCGGTTCGACACCGTCTGACAGCAGCTCAGAGGATGGCATCCGGCGCATTGTCCACCTCTACACAACCTCCGACGACTTCTGCCTGGGCTTCAACATCCGCGGGGGCAAGGAGTTTGGCCTGGGCATCTACGTGTCCAA GGTGGACCATGGTGGGCTGGCCGAGGAGAATGGCATCAAGGTGGGGGACCAGGTCCTGGCAGCCAACGGCATCAGGTTTGATGACATCAGCCACAGCCAGGCCGTGGAGGTGCTAAAGGGCCAAACACACATCATGCTGACCATCAAG GAGACCGGCCGGTACCCTGCCTACAAGGAGATGGTTTCTGAGTACTGCTGGCTGGACCGTC TGAGCAACGGGGTGCTGCAGCAGCTGTCCCCGGCCTCCGCGAGCAGCTCCAGCGTCTCCTCGTGCGCCTCCAGCGCCCCCTACAGCTCGGGCTCCCAGCCGTCGGACCGCATAGACTTCTGCCTGGGACCGGAGGAGCCCGGCGGCCGCGGCCCAGGCTGGGGGCGGGCGGACACAGCTATGCAGACGGAGCCTGATGCGGGGGGCCGGGTGGAGACCTGGTGCAGCGTGCGGCCCACCGTCATCCTCAGAGACACCGCCATCCGCTCAGACGGACCCCCGCCCGGCCGCCGCCTTGATTCTGCGCTCTCTGAGTCCCCCAAGACGGCTTTGCTGCTGGCCCTCAGCCGACCCCGGCCCCCTATCACGCGCTCCCAGAGCCACCTGACCTTGTGGG AGGAGAAGAAGCTGCGGAAGAAGAAGTCGGGGTCCCCTGGGGAGAAGGGTGCCCTGCAGCGCTCCAAGACACTGATGAACCTCTTCTTCAAGGGAGGGCGGCAGGGGAGGCTAGCAGGGGATGGGCGCAAAGAGGCCTGGGCACTGGACAGCGGGAGCCCTGCCAAAGCCTGCCCTCGCCTGGACACAGAGAAAG CAGGGGGCTTGGGGCCAGTGCAGAAGTTTGTCACCTGGAGACTGAGACGCG ACCAGGAGAAGGGCCGGGCCCTGCTCTCTGCCAGGTCTGGGAGTCCCACCAGACAGCTGCTCAGTGTGGATGAACAGGTTCAGGCCTGGGAGAGCCGGCGGCCCCTCATTCAGGACCTGGCCCGGAGGCTGCTGACTGATGATGAGGTGCTGGCCATCACCCGCCACTGTTCCCGG TACGTGCACGAGGGAGGCGTGGAGGACCTGGTGAGGCCCCTGCTGGCCATCCTCGACCGGCCCgagaagctgctgctgctgcgggACAtcag GAGTGTGGTAGCCCCCACAGACCTGGGCCGCTTCGACAGCATGGTGATGCCTGTGGAGCTGGAGGCTTTTGAGGCACTCAAGAGCAGGGCAG TCCGGCCTCCTGCATTGAGACCAGCCCGGCAGGACACGCCGCCCAAACGTCACCTCATCACCCCTGTGCCTG ACAGCCGCGGAGGCTTCTACCTGCTGCCGGTAAACGGCTACCCGGAGGAGGAAGGTGACGGGGAGCTGCGGGAGCGGCTGGGGGGCCTCAAGGTCTCTCCGAGTGCCTGTGCCCCCCGCCACCCTCATAAAGGGATCGCCCCTCTCCAAGATGTGCCAGTAGATGCCTTTGCCCCCCACCAGAGTGCCTGCACACCCCCTCCCCAGCCACCCCCCGTGGCTCCCCGGCCCCCGCGGCATAACTGGCTGCTGACAGAGCCCCCGAGCCGAGCGGACCCTCTGCAGAGCCAGAGCCCGGGCCGGGCCCAGAGCCGCAGCCGCAGCCGCCAGGGTCGAGGCAAGTCTCCGGGTAGACGCTCCCCGTCCCCGGCGCCTACCCTGGCCCCCAGCATGGCCAATGGGCGCTACCACAAGCCTCGGAAGGCCAGGCCCTCTCTGCCACGACCTCTGGATGGCGAGGCAGCCAAGGTGGGGGCCAGCAGGCCAGGGCCCCCAGAGAATGGAACTGGGGGGATGGCAGAGGAGGCAGCCATGAAGACCCTCAGTGGCGAGCTGAAGACAGTGACACTGTCCAAGATGAAGCAGTCTTTAG GCATCAGCATTTCTGGGGGCATCGAGTCCAAGGTGCAGCCCATGGTGAAGATAGAGAAGATCTTCCCTGGGGGGGCCGCCTTCCTCAGCGGGGCTCTGCAG GCTGGCTTCGAGCTTGTGGCAGTGGATGGAGAGAGTCTGGAGCAGGTGACCCACCAGCGTGCAGTAGACACCATCCGTCGGGCTTATCGAAACAAGGCCCGGGAGCCCATGGAGCTTGTGGTCAGGGTCCCCGGGCCCAGCCCACAGCCCTCACCCTCTGACTCATCAGCCCTTATTGATGGGGGCCCTCCTGCTGACCACTCCCCTGCCCACGTACCCCTTGATGCTGCTCCAGTTCCTGCTCACTGGCTCCT ACCTCCCACCAATCCCCAGACCCCTCCCACTGATGCCAGACTCCTCCAGCCAactcccagcccagccccccaGACTCCTGATTCTAAGCCCACATCCTCCCCACACATCCCATGA
- the MRPL43 gene encoding large ribosomal subunit protein mL43, translated as MTARGTPSRFLASVLHNGLGRYVQQLQRLSFSVSRDGPSSRGAREFVEREVIDFARRNPGVVIYVNSRPCCVPRVVAEYLNGAVREESIHCKSVEEISTLVQKLANQSGLDVIRIRKPFHTDNPSIQGQWHPFTNKSTTFHGLRPREVQDPASAQLQAQ; from the exons ATGACTGCGCGCGGGACTCCGAGTCGCTTCTTGGCCAGCGTTCTCCACAACGGATTGGGTCGCTACGTGCAGCAGCTGCAGCGTCTGAGCTTCAGCGTCAGCCGCGACGGCCCCTCGTCTCGCGGCGCCAG GGAGTTCGTGGAACGGGAGGTGATCGACTTCGCCCGACGGAACCCAGGGGTAGTAATATATGTGAACTCGCGTCCGTGCTGCGTGCCCAGAGTAGTGGCCGAATACC TTAACGGGGCTGTGCGCGAGGAGAGCATCCACTGCAAGTCGGTCGAAGAGATCTCGACGCTGGTGCAGAAGCTGGCCAACCAGTCGGGCTTGGATGTGATCCGCATCCGCAAGCCCTTCCACACCGACAACCCTAGCATCCAGGGCCAGTGGCACCCCTTCACCAACAAATCGACTACGTTCCACGGGCTACGCCCCCGAGAGGTCCAGGATCCGGCCTCAGCTCAGCTGCAAGCACAGTGA
- the TWNK gene encoding twinkle mtDNA helicase, whose protein sequence is MWVLFRGGNPLRGGNPLRILLPQRGEWMGRRGLPRGLAPGPPRRRYRKEALPDLEIPVLPVTATKIRQYLREHGIPFQDGHSCLRTPSPFVESSQLKDQTAATSSFSLYIDKTTGCFLCMTSLAEGSWEDFQASVEGEGDGASEGLLLSKAPEVEDSEEVWRIWNRAVPLQELPDPEEVQLANTMFGLTKITDDTLKRFSVRYLRPARSLVFPWFSPGGSGLRGLKLLEAKCRGDGVSYEETTIPQPSAYHNLFGLPLISRRDTEVVLTSRELDSLALSQSTGLPTLTLPQGTSCLPPALLPYLEQFRRIVFWLGDDLRSWEAAKLFARKLNPKRCSLVRPGDQQPHPLEALNRGLNLSRIIRTALPAWHKSIVSFRQLREEVLGELSNVEQAAGLRWSRFPDLNRILKGHRKGELTVFTGPTGSGKTTFISEYALDLCSQGVNTLWGSFEISNVRLARVMLTQFAERRLEDELDKYDHWANRFEDLPLYFMTFHGQQGIRTVVDTMQHAVYVYDICHVVIDNLQFMMGHEQLSTDRIAAQDYIVGVFRKFATDNNCHVTLVIHPRKEDDDKELQTASIFGSAKASQEADNVLILQDRKLVTGPGKRYLQVSKNRFDGDVGVFPLEFNKSSLTFSTPPKNKTRLKKVKDEAGPVTKKPSSGKKGATPQNSEICSGKAPSLDQPDTSKPSK, encoded by the exons ATGTGGGTCCTCTTCCGAGGTGGGAACCCCCTCCGAGGTGGGAACCCCCTCCGTATCTTGCTACCCCAGCGTGGGGAGTGGATGGGTCGGAGGGGCCTGCCCCGAGGTTTGGCCCCAGGGCCTCCTCGAAGACGGTACAGGAAGGAGGCTCTCCCAGACTTGGAGATACCAGTGTTGCCTGTAACTGCAACCAAAATCCGCCAGTATTTGCGGGAGCATGGGATCCCCTTCCAGGATGGCCACAGTTGCCTGCGGACACCGAGCCCCTTTGTAGAGTCTTCGCAGCTCAAAGACCAGACTGCTGCGACCTCTTCTTTCAGCCTCTACATTGACAAGACCACAGGCTGCTTTCTCTGCATGACCAGCCTAGCAGAGGGGAGCTGGGAAGACTTTCAGGCTAGCGTGGAGGGGGAAGGGGATGGAGCCAGTGAGGGTCTTCTGCTTAGTAAGGCTCCAGAAGTTGAGGACAGTGAGGAGGTCTGGAGGATCTGGAACCGAGCAGTACCTCTCCAGGAGCTGCCTGATCCGGAGGAGGTTCAGCTGGCTAATACAATGTTTGGCCTTACCAAGATTACAGATGACACACTCAAGCGTTTCAGTGTGCGATATCTGCGACCTGCTCGCAGTCTTGTCTTCCCTTGGTTCTCCCCTGGGGGCTCAGGATTACGAGGCCTGAAGCTACTAGAGGCTAAATGCCGGGGGGATGGAGTGAGCTACGAGGAAACCACCATTCCCCAACCGAGTGCCTACCACAATCTGTTTGGATTACCACTGATTAGTCGTCGAGATACTGAGGTGGTTCTGACGAGTCGCGAGCTTGACAGCCTGGCCTTGAGCCAGTCCACGGGGCTGCCTACCCTTACTCTACCCCAAGGAACAAGCTGCTTGCCCCCTGCCTTACTCCCTTACCTGGAACAGTTCCGGCGGATTGTATTCTGGTTAGGGGATGACCTTCGGTCCTGGGAAGCGGCCAAGTTGTTTGCGCGAAAACTGAACCCCAAACGATGCTCCTTGGTGCGGCCGGGAGATCAGCAGCCTCATCCCCTGGAGGCCCTGAACAGAGGCTTAAATCTTTCTCGTATTATTCGCACTGCCCTGCCTGCCTGGCACAAGTCTATTGTGTCTTTCCGGCAGCTTCGGGAGGAGGTGCTAGGAGAACTATCAAATGTGGAGCAAGCAGCTGGCCTCCGTTGGAGCCGCTTCCCAGACCTCAATCGTATCTTGAAGGGACATCGAAAGGGCGAACTGACGGTCTTCACAG GGCCAACAGGCAGTGGAAAGACAACATTCATCAGTGAGTATGCCCTGGATTTGTGTTCCCAGGGGGTGAACACTCTGTGGGGTAGCTTCGAGATCAGCAATGTGAGACTAGCCCGGGTCATGCTGACACAGTTTGCAGAGAGGCGGCTGGAAGATGAACTGGACAAATATGATCACTGGGCCAACCGCTTTGAGGACCTGCCCCTCTATTTCATGACCTTCCATGGGCAGCAGGGCATCAG GACTGTAGTAGATACAATGCAACATGCAGTCTACGTCTACGACATTTGTCATGTGGTCATCGACAACCTGCAGTTCATGATGGGTCACGAGCAGCTGTCCACAGACAG GATTGCAGCTCAAGACTACATTGTTGGGGTCTTTCGGAAGTTTGCGACAGACAATAACTGCCATGTGACGCTGGTCATTCACCCCCGGAAAGAGGATGATGACAAGGAACTGCAGACAGCATCCATTTTTGGCTCAGCCAAA GCAAGCCAGGAAGCAGACAACGTTCTGATCCTGCAGGACAGGAAGCTGGTCACGGGGCCAGGGAAACGGTATCTGCAGGTGTCCAAGAACCGCTTTGATGGAGATGTAGGTGTCTTCCCACTTGAGTTCAACAAGAGCTCCCTCACCTTCTCCACTCCACCAAAGAACAAGACTCGGCTCAAGAAGGTCAAGGATGAAGCTGGACCAGTGACCAAAAAGCCCTCTTCTGGCAAAAAGGGGGCTACACCACAGAACTCTGAGATTTGCTCAGGCAAGGCCCCCAGTCTCGACCAGCCAGATACCTCCAAGCCTTCAAAGTGA